The Hyphomonadaceae bacterium ML37 genome includes a region encoding these proteins:
- a CDS encoding helix-turn-helix transcriptional regulator codes for MNDTAIIHNRLPVLRAERGLSRKALAEALGVNYQTVGYLERGDYNPSLELALKLAAYFELPVEMIFSLQPFTPLSRMAASGKGD; via the coding sequence GTGAACGACACGGCAATCATCCATAACCGCCTGCCTGTGCTGCGCGCCGAGCGCGGCCTGTCGCGCAAGGCGCTCGCCGAGGCGCTCGGGGTCAATTATCAGACCGTCGGCTATCTGGAGCGGGGCGATTACAACCCGTCGCTGGAGCTGGCGCTGAAGCTGGCGGCGTATTTCGAGCTGCCAGTAGAAATGATCTTCTCCCTGCAGCCTTTCACGCCCCTGTCGCGCATGGCTGCCTCTGGCAAAGGCGACTGA
- a CDS encoding ABC transporter ATP-binding protein, with translation MTDHLPDYALEAEGLEKTYPAAKNSPAKHALRGVDLSIPRGSIFGLLGPNGAGKSTFINIFAGLVTKTAGRGAIWGKDIDRHPRAARAAIGVVPQELAMDVFFTPFETLELMAGFYGVPKAERRTMEILDIMGLADKRDAYVRQLSGGMKRRLLVAKALVHNPPLLVLDEPTAGVDIELRRQLWDYVVRLNEAGVTIVLTTHYLEEAQELCDQIAIVNHGQVVACESKDSLLKRLNRKTLVIEPGEPLSAVPAGFEHADAVIRKDGALAITYKVGEASVARLIETYHASGGRIADLRTEEPDLEDVFLALTYEADSAA, from the coding sequence ATGACCGATCACCTCCCCGACTACGCGCTTGAAGCCGAAGGGCTGGAGAAGACCTATCCGGCCGCGAAGAACAGCCCGGCCAAGCACGCGCTGCGCGGCGTGGATCTGTCGATCCCGCGCGGATCGATTTTCGGCCTGCTGGGGCCCAATGGCGCTGGCAAATCGACCTTCATCAATATCTTCGCAGGCCTGGTGACCAAGACTGCCGGGCGCGGCGCCATCTGGGGCAAGGATATCGACCGGCATCCGCGCGCGGCGCGCGCCGCCATCGGCGTGGTGCCCCAGGAACTGGCCATGGACGTGTTCTTCACCCCGTTCGAGACGCTGGAGCTGATGGCCGGCTTCTATGGCGTGCCCAAGGCCGAACGGCGCACCATGGAGATTCTCGACATCATGGGCCTGGCCGACAAGCGCGACGCCTATGTGCGCCAGCTGTCGGGCGGCATGAAACGGCGCCTTCTGGTCGCCAAGGCGCTGGTGCATAACCCGCCGCTTCTGGTGCTCGACGAGCCCACCGCCGGGGTGGATATCGAGCTGCGCCGCCAGCTGTGGGACTATGTGGTGCGCCTCAACGAGGCCGGGGTGACGATCGTGCTCACCACCCACTATCTCGAAGAGGCCCAGGAGCTGTGCGACCAGATCGCCATCGTCAATCACGGACAGGTGGTGGCGTGCGAATCCAAGGACTCCCTGCTCAAACGCCTCAATCGCAAGACGCTGGTTATCGAGCCGGGCGAGCCCCTGTCCGCCGTGCCGGCCGGCTTCGAGCACGCCGATGCGGTGATCCGCAAGGATGGCGCGCTGGCCATCACCTACAAGGTGGGCGAGGCGTCGGTGGCGCGCCTCATTGAGACCTATCACGCCTCGGGCGGGCGCATCGCCGACCTGCGCACCGAAGAGCCGGATCTGGAAGACGTCTTCCTGGCCCTGACCTATGAGGCAGACAGCGCGGCCTGA
- a CDS encoding zinc-finger domain-containing protein, with protein sequence MSARPDSTAFPPPEVIVVTSKKVMCDGGGGALGHPRVWYDMGTDTCVECGYCDRRFVLQGSRDDPGAAAA encoded by the coding sequence ATGTCCGCCCGTCCCGATTCCACCGCCTTCCCGCCGCCCGAAGTCATCGTGGTGACATCCAAGAAGGTGATGTGCGATGGCGGCGGCGGCGCGCTGGGCCATCCGAGGGTCTGGTACGATATGGGAACGGACACTTGCGTGGAATGCGGCTATTGCGACCGACGCTTCGTGCTGCAGGGCTCGAGGGACGATCCCGGCGCAGCCGCCGCCTGA
- a CDS encoding SLC13 family permease, whose product MTGFWTAKRIGLILGLALALIIQLLPVPEGVSREAWIVASIAVLMACWWATEAIPIAATAFIPLALFPVFGVLSTRDAAEPYADPIVMLLLGGFIVALAIERWNLHARIALNVVARFGGKPALLILGFMLATALLSMWISNTATTLMMIPIAFKVAEKMADEGVELKMFAPALALAVAYSASVGGLATPVGTPTNLIAIGFLEREFAASITFVEWMMLGVPAVAVILPVMWIILTRFTFKVSASAPNAAGHEEVLRQKRALGRMTTPEWRVALAFGTVALLWMGRELPGALIFRPEISFGWNPLLAWLSEALALPVRLALSDAQIAILGAVAVFLIPAGGDASKGQALMDWETVQRLPWAAVILFGGGLSLAAAIQATGLAGWIGGQLSWVAALPLPLTVLILVFMVIFLTELTSNVATVSGFLPVLAAIAVEAGVPPAHLIVPLALAASCAFMLPVATAPNAIVYASGAASMSQMIRAGLRINIVIAPLITLLATLLTPLVFGE is encoded by the coding sequence ATGACCGGATTCTGGACGGCAAAGCGGATCGGGCTGATTCTGGGGCTGGCCCTCGCCCTCATCATCCAGCTCCTGCCGGTGCCCGAGGGCGTCTCGCGTGAAGCCTGGATCGTGGCGTCTATCGCCGTCCTGATGGCGTGCTGGTGGGCCACTGAAGCCATCCCCATCGCCGCCACCGCTTTCATACCTCTGGCGCTGTTTCCGGTGTTCGGCGTCTTGTCCACCCGCGACGCGGCCGAACCCTATGCCGACCCCATCGTCATGCTGCTTCTGGGCGGGTTCATTGTCGCGCTGGCCATCGAGCGCTGGAATCTGCATGCGCGCATCGCGCTGAACGTGGTGGCGCGGTTCGGCGGCAAGCCGGCGCTTCTGATCCTCGGTTTCATGCTGGCGACAGCGCTGTTGTCGATGTGGATCTCCAATACCGCCACCACGCTGATGATGATCCCCATCGCCTTCAAGGTCGCCGAGAAAATGGCCGATGAGGGCGTGGAGCTGAAAATGTTCGCCCCGGCGCTGGCGCTGGCGGTGGCGTATTCAGCCAGCGTCGGCGGGTTGGCGACGCCGGTGGGCACGCCCACCAATTTGATCGCCATCGGGTTTCTGGAGCGCGAGTTCGCCGCCTCCATCACCTTTGTTGAATGGATGATGCTGGGCGTGCCGGCGGTGGCGGTGATCCTTCCCGTGATGTGGATCATCCTCACCCGCTTCACCTTCAAGGTCAGCGCCAGCGCGCCCAATGCGGCGGGCCATGAGGAAGTGCTGCGCCAGAAGCGGGCGCTGGGGCGCATGACCACGCCGGAATGGCGCGTGGCGCTGGCGTTCGGGACCGTCGCCCTGCTGTGGATGGGACGCGAACTGCCCGGCGCGCTGATCTTCCGGCCCGAGATCAGCTTCGGCTGGAACCCGCTGCTGGCCTGGCTGTCCGAGGCTCTGGCCCTGCCGGTGCGCCTGGCTTTGTCCGACGCCCAGATCGCGATTCTGGGCGCGGTGGCGGTGTTCCTGATTCCGGCCGGCGGGGACGCCAGCAAGGGTCAGGCGCTGATGGACTGGGAGACGGTCCAGCGCCTGCCCTGGGCGGCGGTGATCCTGTTCGGCGGCGGACTGTCGCTGGCCGCTGCGATCCAGGCGACCGGGCTGGCGGGCTGGATTGGTGGTCAGCTCAGCTGGGTCGCCGCCCTGCCCTTGCCCCTCACCGTGCTGATCCTGGTGTTCATGGTGATCTTCCTGACCGAGCTCACCTCCAACGTCGCCACAGTGTCGGGCTTCCTGCCCGTGCTGGCGGCGATCGCTGTGGAGGCCGGCGTGCCGCCCGCCCACCTGATCGTACCGCTGGCGCTGGCGGCCAGCTGCGCCTTCATGCTGCCCGTCGCCACCGCGCCCAACGCCATCGTCTACGCCTCGGGCGCGGCCAGCATGAGCCAGATGATCCGCGCCGGCCTGCGCATCAATATCGTCATCGCCCCGCTTATCACCCTGTTGGCGACGCTGCTGACGCCGCTGGTGTTTGGGGAGTGA
- the pyrF gene encoding orotidine-5'-phosphate decarboxylase — translation MADPRLITALDLPSVAEAEALVERLGPACSHYKIGLQLLPVGGMALAAGLKNRGAQVFLDYKLHDIPATVEKAVRSITGAGADLLTVHAEPPVMRAAADGRAGSDLKILAVTVLTAYDDAMLAQMGYGMGARDLVLRRVEQAIECGMDGVVASPQEAAEIAARVPEGFLIVTPGVRPAGADKGDQIRTATPAQALRAGATHLVVGRPISSAPDPRMAAEAIAAEMAGV, via the coding sequence ATGGCTGACCCCCGTCTCATCACCGCGTTGGACCTGCCATCCGTCGCCGAGGCTGAAGCGCTGGTGGAGCGGCTGGGCCCGGCCTGCAGCCATTACAAGATCGGGCTCCAGCTCCTGCCCGTGGGCGGGATGGCGCTGGCGGCGGGGCTGAAGAACCGGGGCGCGCAGGTGTTTCTGGACTACAAGCTCCACGACATCCCCGCCACGGTGGAAAAAGCCGTGCGCTCCATCACCGGGGCGGGCGCTGATCTGCTGACCGTCCACGCCGAACCGCCGGTGATGCGCGCCGCGGCGGACGGCCGGGCGGGATCAGACCTCAAAATCCTCGCCGTCACCGTGCTCACCGCCTATGACGACGCCATGCTGGCGCAGATGGGCTACGGCATGGGCGCGCGCGATCTGGTGCTGCGCCGGGTGGAGCAGGCGATCGAGTGCGGCATGGACGGCGTGGTCGCCTCGCCCCAGGAAGCCGCCGAGATCGCCGCGCGCGTGCCGGAAGGCTTCCTGATCGTGACGCCGGGTGTACGGCCCGCCGGTGCCGACAAGGGCGATCAGATACGCACCGCCACCCCCGCCCAGGCCCTGCGCGCGGGCGCCACCCACCTCGTCGTGGGCCGCCCCATCAGCTCTGCGCCGGATCCTCGCATGGCGGCGGAGGCGATTGCGGCGGAGATGGCGGGGGTTTGA